Below is a genomic region from Argopecten irradians isolate NY chromosome 14, Ai_NY, whole genome shotgun sequence.
aattccatCTCACCAAATGTGCACTTTGTCTTTACTTGTCGAACAGTATATTCGCCATTTTTTTGCTTCGGAAAGGTTATTCTGTACTGTCTTCCACCATTTGGCAATGAAGCTTGGTCCCTCGCCGAGTTTTCATTAAAGTGGAGGGCAGCAAGCAAAAGTCTGAAAATACACATTAGGACATAATTTTTAAGATTGATCAAATGCTGtgaacaatgttatataaaaataattacatggtTCTCGTTTATAAAGAATTTTCTAGCGGAAtttcacacatatatatttaaaatctttggtgaatttttattaataatttggATGACTGTGcgaaaaatacatacattatgTGAAACATAAACTCAGAAATATTAGATGATACATTATGAAACTTACCGACTGTGCATGCCATGGTATGAAAACCCGATCATTTTTGGGGCAAAGTGGTTAATCACGGAATGGTACGCTTCCAGTTCCGAGGTCTGTTGACATGTAGATAGCATTGGAATGTCTTTCTTCATCTGACAAGATGATATCACTGTCTGTAATTTCTCGCAGACTTTCGTTGCTAAATAATGAAAAGAGacataaaatacaatttgaTTTATAATAAGTTGGACATGTAAGATACAACATTGCAGGAAAAGAGTAAGTTCTTTCTATCAAAACAGAAACAGGCAATTTTAGACAATAATGAATTAGTACCTTTCTAAAATAAGTTACTTGCTCTACACAAGTATCATGGTTGGAAATTTGAGCATCTTACTGCACTTCAGTTTCTATGCCAGTGATTTACATAACATTGATTTTGTAGAATTGATCAGAGAGAGAAAATAATGCAAACTGTTACTTGTACTGTTAATATGCAATGACAATATTTAGGTCTTTGCCATTTCTCCAGCATTATGCAGACCATATGATCTGAAATGTTATGGggcttttgttttatttagcACAAACACAGTATACAGTTTTAATACCTGGTTTGAGCCATCTCTTTTTCCTTGTACTGGAGTCCAATTCATCATGTGTGCATGTTGGAAACAGACTTCCGTGGCCACTATGGATGTTTTGGATGTGATTTCCCACACTCTGCCATTTCTCCCACATCAGCTGTCCATCTCCATCAGGGGTAGACCCAGCAACCCAATACAGGTGGTTGGTGATGCTGCGTATCCAGCTTGTCAGGGCTTCACACTCCTTCTCTTTTGATAGAGCAGTTAACTTCTTCTTCAAACCTAGAAACataaacataattaatattAGTTAATTGTTAACTGAAATTAGGAAGTTTAGAAGGTTTTAATTGGGTTTGTCAGAGAAAATGTgttaaatattacaataataatacaTTCTTGTTCCGCCAATGAATCATTGTCCTCAGTTGAGGACAATGAGTGCAAACAATAGAAAAATCCAAGTTTCTTCTGACCCTATCACCATACATAGACATGATGACAATTTCAACAAAGTAAATGTCTAGATTCCCATGTACATGTGCAGCTTTACATTACAAACACACATATGTGTAgcaattatatattttagtaatttacattttacatttttatatcattatatttaaatTAAGCAATACCTTTTGCCACATGCCACACATCAAAACTGTGTTTGGTTTCACACAGATTCTCTCGTATCCACTTCTTTATCTGTACATGGCGGTCAGTAATAATTGTTCCAATGCGGACTCCTTCACCTTGAAGATAATTGATGCTTCGCACTAACCCCTCTTTCTCCATGTGGTATGAACTTTTTACCTCATTACTCTGAAACAATGAAgataatacatattttgtagTTATACAATTAATACtaaatggtcattttattaGATACGTATGTGTGTATTTACACGAAAAATTATCATGGAGCTGTTGggaaattttctttttcaaaactCTTTCCTTTCAGACCAAAAACTGATCAAAGGcaatttagtttatatatatatatatatggtatggtatgtataatacattgaGGAGTCTTCACATGCTAATTGtaacaaaaatagaaaacaagTTTGTTGGTCTTTCTAAGTTATGAATATCTAAATGCATATTGCTTAGACTTGTTACCAAGGTAATTAACAGTAGTACACTAAAGtagtttatatatttacctgaaCCAACTGAAcatcaatgacaatgccctggTCTAGGTCCATTACACTGTAGCTGCCAAACTTTGCAGAGTGACCAGGGGTGTCTGCTCTGCCATCACCACCAATACACACTGGCAGACCGGTCTGTCTGGTCTCATGTATATATGAAGTCTGGTGGTCCTTCCATACTTCCACAATGGTAGGTTGTAAATAGAAGTGCTGATGGTTCATGAAAGTGCTGTACGAAATAATAGGAATGTTCATGAAGTCAAAGAAGCGCAGTAGTTTAGTTGGTAAAGATCCAGAAAACAACAAAGCACACGAGATGGCCAGGTTTCCAGCTGGAATAGACCCCACCATTGGTTGGCTTGCCCAAGTTCTGTGAAAGCTACAAAGGCCACATTCTTGTTCCACCATCAAAAGTGATCCTCGTACGCTCTTCACAAAACCATTTGTAGCACCTGCACATCTCGGACAGTTGTGGAAAAGTTCCATTAAGTTCCTCTCATATACGATGAACTTCCTTTCGTCGAGTCTGTTGAAATAAAGAGAGTACAggaaattaataattttgtaacaCTTGTTTATATCTGATCACAATGGTATATATCTAAGCTACTATAagattaatttaaattaaaaaaaagataaactaCAAGGTGCCTTAgatgtaatatttcataatgttgttacaaaatatgattttgtaccattatgattcatttgtttaataactacttataaaattgtttacatatatgacttaatataatatatttatgtaattggcaaacaaatgaatatttcttataaattacTCAAATTCAGGAtaagaaatatgttttttcaataaatgtgataaaaaatgcTTTAAGTTTTTTCTCccattaaatacatgtaaatacctgatacatgaaataattttaaattgcTTTTTCAAAACCAAAATCTCTCTTAACCGAACAAAATAACACTAGAGCATTACCTGACATGTATTGTAATGGTTTAACTTCTTTGCAAGACTCTTATCCATAGTACGTTTTCAAAcgaaaaaacaataataatcataatatatttataaaaaaaaagatgaaaaatttgtccaaatatttgaaaaaatgtaCCTTTCTTGGTCATCGTCACTATCTGATATCTCGCTAATAGAGGACTCATTGAATGAAACATCAGACTCTCTATCTGGCTCTTCATCATAAATGGACCATGGGTCAGTGTCAGTGGGACTGGGCTCTGGTAACGACACAGTAGCAGGTCTGGGAGTCGGGTCTGGAGTTGGGATGATATGGCATGTTACACCAATATCTCTAGTCTTTGGAACTGTGGTTTGACAAACTgagaaaaatg
It encodes:
- the LOC138307292 gene encoding uncharacterized protein → MEGSEDQRSPYGRRCVAWGCSNTTKDNVSLHVFPMNRPSILKLWTSFVKVRRKDWAGPSKHSVLCSAHFTEDSYPMKYRIMESMGQSVKRKDLEKDAVPTIHVSLSPCPSSSVATTPSTPDRPIGQKRATSDLETTPRRTVKRPRTAFMKRENFRVIMEFDKMVKDQQTQQLICQQENPSDDIEKENQPPQPVLNENPETRSVGCQLSYKKPQRRSHYTQTKSIGRDKVCQTTVPKTRDIGVTCHIIPTPDPTPRPATVSLPEPSPTDTDPWSIYDEEPDRESDVSFNESSISEISDSDDDQERLDERKFIVYERNLMELFHNCPRCAGATNGFVKSVRGSLLMVEQECGLCSFHRTWASQPMVGSIPAGNLAISCALLFSGSLPTKLLRFFDFMNIPIISYSTFMNHQHFYLQPTIVEVWKDHQTSYIHETRQTGLPVCIGGDGRADTPGHSAKFGSYSVMDLDQGIVIDVQLVQSNEVKSSYHMEKEGLVRSINYLQGEGVRIGTIITDRHVQIKKWIRENLCETKHSFDVWHVAKGLKKKLTALSKEKECEALTSWIRSITNHLYWVAGSTPDGDGQLMWEKWQSVGNHIQNIHSGHGSLFPTCTHDELDSSTRKKRWLKPATKVCEKLQTVISSCQMKKDIPMLSTCQQTSELEAYHSVINHFAPKMIGFSYHGMHSRLLLAALHFNENSARDQASLPNGGRQYRITFPKQKNGEYTVRQVKTKCTFGYVDILTQTAMNKVKESSMNANKWTLGEAPPPLCQDYLHPEKMQAIASFRSRFGQDC